In one Drosophila albomicans strain 15112-1751.03 chromosome X, ASM965048v2, whole genome shotgun sequence genomic region, the following are encoded:
- the LOC117564280 gene encoding trichohyalin isoform X2, with amino-acid sequence MEPRAWKKLLLKWVNECHFIENITSLEESDIEAFYAIYEQYANFEPGQNSSCLEPLQIFLKDIYADFTPIFDGEGRVATTDYVYVYTLLMHYTCVQKPNKYFHNICKNLPETVQQCIAEFFKQTVDGLQLTRDCLQQTIVNIQIQNDIDEDSFLVPLVPQSSTPDRLTMHRNGNCSSSITSITPLPRDVTNCLSISLADSSNNKDSSSIVSATMENSSALLLQRERRSTMNEIQMCAPATPKTELLDQRTRELFGLRAQLETERYEKTVLEEQVLETESLIKKLTRENAEQKKQLLMLKATLANDNEDEHNYATNEFDNMKRRLMNELSKKEKILSEKSEQLQELRAEHDKLVGKFKVSEKQVLVCMDRINELEQRLNSSEQLLSERGDEMEHLAHDKLELERCLQEARNELQNGREVLNASSDLLDTSQLQSSMNTTPENLASSVIDKQLREKELENDQLRSVLELNSQEKERIESQLLQLIFKYKLEKSKESTPEKTAEKSQSHMLFIIEQRMEQLTVNMEQEHQRANELQSQYNTMQQQNIDNNNYIQNLKSDVEKLNCELTASQANLKSTTDKMLQDEKEIQMRLNTELERSKQFGIQIAELERDLETQSQTHKQKHEQLEQDLLAVKSSKLQVQEELQTKVNDFQKQLKELQQDLENSRKNCQKFEQIILDQKLSIIREKEIQMEQEAKAIAEITNKYRSEQMLLQQQLDLARQELENQKMEQTQVEKELSTAKIKQAQLENEIHVNNIKITEYEMKHERELKQQSDIQRQQLKESEKKITDLQQQLKEGLKKLKLRDEQLLDDHKLLDDQRNKCERLEIQLQEQEEDLKQKSDEQKQQLEESEKKITDLQQQLTEGLKKLKLRDEQLLHDRKLLDDQRNICERLETKLKKQEEDLMQNSDDQKKQLLESEKKITDLQNQLTEGMKKLEQRDEQLLQDRKLLDVERKKCEHLEYELKKHEDLKHKSDEQKQQLEESEKKIADLQQQLAEGLKKLKLRDEQLLDDRKLLDDQRNKCERLEIQLKKQEEDLKQKSDEQKQQLEESEKKIADLQQQSKEARDKLAQHDEQLLDDRKLLDYERNKCERLETQLKKQEDDLKHKSEDQRQQLEEAEKKIADLQQQLTERLKKLEQRDEQLLHDRKLLDVEQKKCEHLECELKKHEDLKQKSDEQKQQLEESEEKISDLQQQLKEARDKLAHYDEQLLDDRKLLDDERNKCERLETQLKKQEEDLKQNSDDQKNQILESEKKITDIQLQLTEGMKKLEQRDEQLLHDRKLLNVEQKKCEHLECELKKHEDLKQKSDEQKQQLEESEEKISDLQQQLKEARDKLAHHDEQLLNDCKLLDDERNKCERLETQLKKQEGDLKQKSEDQRRQLEESEKKITDLQQQLTERLKKLEQRDEQLLDDRKLLDVERKKCERLENQIKHLEAKHFVGEKDIKDTLAKKEEELEKIKTQLDLTTKRLEKMAVKLGEHQAVLSKKQREINQAKVGQDEQWDLLRTLQHEKESLQVELRQNKERVKRAEDKLINLEHQRCSDEAERVAKHDRMIELEKTCENLEMKRIELEQQLKITEQEKLRLSQEAEHRTNGIESASKQKDEEVKLCLKDVGVNTSDTLCAKPKVDCSAQTSFEKDNNPFSSQIDANTQNKLRVVELQLSEAMKELDHTRQAHKNVQNELDAGLAEIRISRETLQKTREQMTQENAKRQQLELDCQILQAKYRDSKDEIGRFEQKLKDQRLEMEGKLDKMKTKMRTLYMAEVTRMKEKQESDTAGVKAELEKVTAQNAKYEEHTRKLSNQIVRLNEKILDQQKQEALLSTKLRHLQEAQQAASEEWQPFKRPSAPSANLGSNLTMEDEEGEVFNNTYLTDLKTGRVPNITTEELQYRNSLQPPHLKSTYAAQYDVGVQEDDLKDCQLSLDDSMSALLTGNGGGANARKKSIGTHYKRPGPPTPSKNGGRMSFGSSEPPREVLRETYENGTAKTPARFKMFASRFSMGSSSTSGTGGGSGVGGGGGGGGGNFLPRDEQPQHRQLWTVQSRKLHLASGSDGRFCTSTPRNVKRQLNYDRQRLILHDDANSASEHHQNANGTPHLSNAELLASTNRRRRRLVSTSSADSSSAASIQSNNVASQDKCMEKPRVTFCLHGNIFAKGRSRIKPSLTKATVAYRRLELQRKIREKRFGRFDQERQLELYDKADDSQEENTMSTLSEHNDNDNNANCIAEHNRNYSVVDVTCLFANLFLDDMDETEMVSEVEPKMESQTESETQSEIESETQFMLLPRTLPNAAITFNVETSTTNNSYWRWSPELRLHKRFWSRILLALVVLIAIGLRFLIDFN; translated from the exons ATGGAGCCTCGTGCTTGGAAGAAGTTGCTCCTGAAATGG GTGAACGAGTGCCATTTCATTGAGAATATCACATCTCTAGAAGAGTCAGATATTGAAGCCTTTTATGCCATCTATGAGCAGTACGCTAATTTTGAACCTGGTCAAAATTCATCATGTTTGGAACCtctacaaatatttctaaaag ATATCTATGCAGATTTCACACCCATATTCGATGGCGAAGGCCGAGTAGCAACGACAgattatgtttatgtttatacaCTGTTAATGCATTATACTTGCGTTCAGAAGCCCAACAAATACTTTCATAATATCTGTAAAAATTTACCAGAGACTGTTCAGCAATGTATCGCGGAGTTTTTTAAGCAGACTGTAGATGGATTGCAGCTGACACGCGATTGCCTGCAGCAGACCATTGTCAATATCCAAATACAGAATGACATTGATGAGGACAGTTTTCTAGTTCCTCTAGTTCCACAGAGCTCAACACCGGATCGTTTAACTATGCATCGCAATGGTAATTGCAGTTCGTCCATCACCAGCATTACACCATTGCCAAGGGATGTCACAAACTGTTTATCTATATCGCTTGcggacagcagcaacaacaaggatTCGTCTTCAATAGTTAGTGCGACGATGGAGAACTCATccgcgttgctgctgcagcgagAGCGCCGCAGCACAATGAACGAAATCCAAATGTGTGCTCCGGCAACTCCGAAAACTGAGTTACTTGATCAGCGGACGCGAGAATTATTTGGATTGCGA GCTCAACTTGAAACAGAGAGGTACGAAAAAACTGTCTTAGAAGAGCAAGTTCTGGAAACTGAGAGTCTGATTAAAAAACTTACTAGAG AGAACGCAGAGCAAAAGAAACAACTATTAATGCTGAAGGCGACACTAGCAAACGATAACGAAGATGAGCATAACTATGCGACCAATGAGTTTGACAAT ATGAAACGACGTTTGATGAATGAGCTTAGCAAGAAAGAAAAGATACTTTCCGAGAAAAGCGAACAGTTGCAAGAGCTGAGAGCCGAACATGACAAGCTGGTCGGGAAG TTTAAGGTGTCCGAGAAACAAGTGCTTGTGTGTATGGATCGCATCAACGAACTTGAACAGCGTCTAAATAGTTCGGAGCAATTGCTAAGTGAAAGGGGCGACGAAATGGAGCATCTTGCGCACGACAAACTGGAGTTAGAGCGGTGTCTTCAAGAGGCCCGCAATGAACTACAAAATGGACGTGAAGTGCTGAATGCTTCGTCGGATCTATTAGATACTTCACAATTGCAAAGCAGCATGAATACGACTCCAGAAAATTTAGCATCCTCCGTAATAGACAAACAGTTACGTGAAAAGGAATTGGAGAATGATCAGCTGCGTTCTGTGCTTGAACTGAATTCGCAGGAAAAGGAACGTATTGAAAGTCAACTTTTGCAgctcatatttaaatataaattagaaaagtCTAAGGAGTCGACACCTGAGAAGACTGCTGAAAAATCACAATCGCACATGCTGTTTATTATTGAGCAACGTATGGAACAATTGACTGTTAATATGGAGCAAGAGCACCAACGGGCTAATGAATTGCAATCTCAATATAACACAATGCAGCAACAGaatatcgataataataattacatacaaaatttgaaaagcgatgtagaaaaattaaattgtgaattGACAGCGAGTCAGGCCAATTTAAAGAGTACCACTGATAAAATGCTGCAAGATGAAAAAGAGATTCAGATGCGTCTCAACACCGAATTGGAGCGCTCGAAACAGTTCGGTATACAAATTGCTGAGCTGGAGCGTGATCTAGAGACACAATCCCAAACACACAAGCAGAAGCATGAACAGCTGGAACAAGATTTACTGGCTGTTAAGTCAAGCAAATTACAAGTGCAAGAGGAACTACAAACCAAAGTGAATGACtttcaaaaacaattaaaagagCTACAACAAGATCTGGAGAACTCCAGAAAAAATTGCCAGAAGTTTGAGCAGATAATTCTAGATCAAAAACTTTCAATAATTCGAGAGAAGGAAATACAGATGGAGCAGGAGGCTAAAGCAATTGctgaaataacaaataagtATAGGAGTGAACAAATGTTgcttcaacaacaactggaTCTCGCCAGGCAAGAACTTGAAAACCAGAAAATGGAGCAGACTCAAGTAGAAAAAGAACTCAGCACTGCCAAGATAAAGCAAGCACAActagaaaatgaaatacatgtaaataacataaaaattacCGAGTACGAGATGAAACATGAACGAGAACTTAAGCAACAAAGTGACATCCAGAGACAACAATTGAAAGAATCGGAAAAGAAGATCACTGACTTACAACAGCAATTGAAAGAAGGTTTGAAAAAGTTAAAGCTACGTGATGAACAATTGCTGGATGATCACAAATTATTGGATGatcaaagaaataaatgtgaGCGTTTAGAAATACAACTTCAGGAACAAGAAGAAGATCTTAAGCAGAAATCTGATgaacagaaacaacaattgGAGGAATCAGAAAAGAAGATCACCGACTTACAACAGCAATTGACAGAAGGCTTGAAAAAGTTAAAGCTACGTGATGAACAATTGCTGCATGATCGCAAATTATTGGACGATCAAAGAAATATATGTGAGCGTTTAGAAACAAAACTTAAGAAACAAGAAGAAGATCTTATGCAGAATTCCGATGATcagaaaaaacaattgttaGAATCGGAAAAGAAGATCACTGACTTACAAAATCAGTTGACGGAAGGGATGAAAAAGTTGGAGCAACGAGATGAACAATTGCTGCAGGATCGTAAATTACTGGACGTTGAACGAAAGAAATGTGAACATTTGGAATATGAACTTAAGAAACACGAGGATCTTAAGCATAAATCCGATgaacagaaacaacaattgGAAGAATCAGAAAAGAAGATCGCAGACTTACAACAGCAATTGGCAGAAGGCTtgaaaaagttaaagttaCGTGATGAACAATTGTTGGATGATCGCAAATTACTGGACGatcaaagaaataaatgtgaGCGTTTAGAAATACAACTTAAGAAACAAGAAGAAGATCTTAAACAGAAATCCGATgaacagaaacaacaattgGAAGAATCAGAAAAGAAGATCGCAGACCTACAACAGCAATCGAAAGAAGCTAGAGATAAGTTGGCACAGCATGATGAACAATTGTTGGATGATCGCAAATTACTGGACtatgaaagaaataaatgtgaGCGTTTAGAAACACAACTTAAGAAACAAGAAGACGATCTTAAGCATAAATCGGAAGATCAGAGACAACAGTTGGAGGAAGCGGAAAAGAAGATCGCCGACTTACAACAGCAATTGACAGAAAGGTTGAAAAAGTTGGAGCAACGTGATGAACAATTGCTGCATGATCGTAAATTACTAGACGTTGAACAAAAGAAATGTGAACATTTGGAATGTGAACTTAAGAAACACGAAGATCTTAAGCAGAAATCCGATgaacagaaacaacaattgGAAGAATCAGAAGAGAAGATCTCAGACTTACAACAGCAATTGAAAGAAGCGAGAGATAAGTTGGCGCATTATGATGAACAATTGTTGGATGATCGCAAATTACTGGACgatgaaagaaataaatgtgaGCGTTTAGAAACACAACTTAAGAAACAAGAAGAAGATCTTAAGCAGAATTCCGATGATcagaaaaatcaaatattagaATCGGAAAAGAAGATCACCGACATACAACTTCAGTTGACGGAAGGAATGAAAAAGTTGGAGCAACGTGATGAACAATTGCTGCATGATCGTAAATTACTGAACGTTGAACAAAAGAAATGTGAACATTTGGAATGTGAACTTAAGAAACACGAAGATCTTAAGCAGAAATCCGATgaacagaaacaacaattgGAAGAATCAGAAGAGAAGATCTCAGACTTACAACAGCAATTGAAAGAAGCGAGAGATAAGTTGGCACATCATGATGAACAATTGTTGAATGATTGCAAATTACTGGATgatgaaagaaataaatgtgaGCGTTTAGAAACACAACTTAAGAAACAAGAAGGAGATCTTAAGCAGAAATCCGAAGATCAGAGACGACAATTGGAGGAATCGGAAAAGAAGATCACCGACTTACAACAGCAATTGACAGAAAGGTTGAAAAAGTTGGAGCAACGTGATGAACAATTGTTGGATGATCGCAAATTACTGGACGTTGAACGAAAGAAATGTGAGCGTttagaaaatcaaataaagcaTTTAGAAGCGAAGCATTTCGTTGGCGAAAAAGATATTAAGGATACACTTGCCAAAAAGGAGGAGGAACTGGAGAAAATTAAGACGCAACTTGATCTCACCACCAAGCGTTTGGAGAAAATGGCCGTAAAGCTTGGCGAACATCAAGCTGTCTTATCCAAAAAGCAAAGAGAGATTAATCAAGCGAAGGTCGGCCAGGACGAGCAATGGGATCTACTTCGAACATTACAACATGAGAAGGAAAGCCTGCAGGTTGAATTACGGCAGAATAAAGAGCGTGTAAAACGTGCTGAGgacaaattgattaatttggAGCATCAACGTTGTTCAGATGAGGCAGAGCGTGTTGCCAAACACGATCGAATGATTGAGCTCGAGAAAACTTGCGAAAACTTGGAAATGAAGCGAATCGAACTTgagcaacaattaaaaattactgAACAGGAAAAGCTTCGACTTAGTCAGGAGGCTGAGCATCGAACCAATGGTATTGAAAGCgcttcaaaacaaaaagacgAAGAAGTTAAACTTTGTCTCAAAGATGTTGGCGTTAACACTTCAGACACATTGTGTGCAAAACCAAAAGTAGATTGTAGTGCTCAGACTTCTTTCGAGAAGGATAACAATCCATTCTCTAGCCAAATCGATGCAAATACGCAAAATAAGTTGCGTGTTGTTGAGCTGCAATTATCTGAAGCTATGAAGGAACTTGATCACACTCGacaagcacacaaaaatgttCAGAACGAACTGGATGCCGGACTTGCTGAAATTCGAATCAGCCGCGAGACATTGCAAAAGACAAGGGAGCAAATGACGCAAGAAAATGCTAAGAGGCAGCAGCTGGAACTTGATTGCCAGATACTGCAGGCAAAGTATCGTGATTCCAAAGATGAGATTGGACGCTTTGAGCAGAAGTTGAAAGACCAGCGTCTGGAAATGGAAGGCAAATTAGACAAAATGAAGACAAAAATG CGCACACTCTACATGGCGGAGGTGACACGGATGAAGGAGAAACAGGAGAGTGATACAGCCGGTGTGAAGGCCGAACTGGAAAAAGTGACTGCTCAG AATGCCAAGTATGAGGAACATACGAGGAAGCTTTCCAATCAAATTGTGCGTCTTAATGAAAAGATTTTGGATCAGCAGAAACAAGAGGCTTTGCTGAGTACAAAGTTGCGTCACTTGCAAGAAGCACAGCAAGCGGCAAGCGAGGAATGGCAACCATTTAAACGTCCAAGTGCGCCTTCTGCTAATTTGGGTAGTAATCTGACTATGGAGGACGAAGAAGGGGAGGTCTTCAACAATACGTATTTGACAGATCTAAAGACGGGTCGTGTGCCAAATATCAC CACTGAGGAACTACAATATCGTAATTCATTGCAGCCGCCGCATTTGAAGAGCACGTATGCGGCACAATACGACGTAGGCGTTCAGGAAGATGATCTCAAA GACTGTCAACTCAGCCTGGATGATAGTATGAGTGCACTGCTAACAGGCAATGGTGGCGGTGCCAATGCGCGCAAAAAGTCCATAGGCACACATTACAAACGTCCGGGTCCTCCAACGCCCAGTAAAAATGGTGGCCGCATGTCTTTTGGCAGCTCCGAACCGCCGCGCGAAGTATTACGCGAAACGTATGAAAATGGCACGGCCAAAACGCCGGCGCGCTTCAAAATGTTTGCCTCACGCTTCAGcatgggcagcagcagcacaagtGGGACAGGCGGTGGCAGCGGTGtaggtggcggtggcggtggcggtggtggtaATTTCTTGCCCCGCGATGAG cagcctcaACATCGCCAGTTATGGACTGTGCAAAGCCGAAAACTGCATCTTGCATCTGGTTCCGATGGCCGTTTTTGCACATCAACGCCCAGAAACGTTAAACGACAATTGAACTATGACCGCCAGCGTTTGATCTTACATGATGATGCCAACTCAGCATCGGAACACCATCAGAATGCGAATGGCACACCACATTTGTCCAATGCCGAGCTGCTTGCATCGACCAACCGGCGACGCCGCCGTTTAGTGTCTACAAGCAGtgcagacagcagcagcgctgcatCTATTCAAAGCAACAATGTCGCAAGCCAAGACAAATGTATGGAGAAGCCGAGAGTTACATTTTGCCTGCATGGGAACATCTTTGCCAAGGGCAGATCACGCATCAAGCCATCGCTTACAAAAGCGACTGTGGCCTATCGACGTCTGGAGCTGCAAAGGAAAATTCGAGAAAAACGCTTTGGACGTTTTGATCAGGAGCGTCAACTAGAACTTTATGATAAAGCAGATGATTCGCAGGAAGAGAACACAATGTCGACCCTAAGTGAGCATAACGATAATGATAACAACGCTAACTGCATTGCCGAGCACAATCGTAACTATTCGGTTGTGGATGTGACGTGTTTGTTTGCCAATCTTTTTCTCGACGACATGGATGAAACTGAGATGGTATCTGAGGTGGAACCTAAGATGGAATCTCAGACAGAATCTGAGACGCAATCTGAGATAGAATCTGAGACGCAATTTATGTTGTTGCCCCGAACATTGCCTAATGCAGCCATTACTTTTAATGTTGAGACGTCGACTACGAATAACTCATACTGGCGCTGGTCGCCAGAATTACGTTTGCACAAACGCTTTTGGAGCAGAATCCTTCTTGCACTTGTCGTCTTAATAGCGATAGGGTTGAGATTTCTCATTGATTTCAACTGA